The following are encoded in a window of Actinomyces oris genomic DNA:
- the mraY gene encoding phospho-N-acetylmuramoyl-pentapeptide-transferase: MTAILISGVVGLVGTLLGTPLLIRYLHAKEYGQFIRQDGPQGHFTKRGTPTMGGLVIIISTVLGYTLANLSQLRTPRASGVLLLFLVVGLGLIGFLDDFEKISKQRSLGLRAWQKIVGQALIGVGFSVAALHFADRNGLTPASTRISFARDSAINLAFAGSVVGLILFILWANFLITAWSNAVNLTDGLDGLAAGASAMVFGAYTLIGVWQTNQSCNYGHETMVPTTCYQVRDPRDLAMIAAALMGACFGFLWWNASPAKIFMGDTGSLALGGAVAGLSILTRTEFLAVILGGLFLAEVMSDIIQIVSFKSTGRRVFRMAPLHHHFELGGWTEVNVVIRFWIIAGLCVIAGLGLFYAEYLRQLIFG, translated from the coding sequence ATGACCGCCATCCTCATCTCCGGTGTGGTCGGACTGGTGGGCACCCTGCTGGGGACCCCCCTGCTCATCCGCTACCTCCACGCCAAGGAGTACGGACAGTTCATCCGCCAGGACGGGCCCCAGGGACACTTCACCAAGCGCGGCACGCCGACCATGGGCGGCCTCGTCATCATCATCTCCACTGTCCTGGGCTACACCCTGGCCAATCTCAGCCAGCTGCGCACACCGCGCGCCTCCGGGGTCCTGCTGCTCTTCCTCGTCGTCGGGCTCGGGCTCATCGGATTCCTGGACGACTTCGAGAAGATCTCCAAGCAGCGCTCCCTGGGACTGAGGGCATGGCAGAAGATCGTGGGGCAGGCGCTCATCGGCGTCGGATTCTCGGTGGCGGCCCTGCACTTCGCGGACCGCAACGGACTGACCCCCGCCTCCACCCGGATCTCCTTTGCCCGGGACTCGGCGATCAACCTGGCCTTCGCCGGCAGCGTCGTCGGGCTCATTCTGTTCATCCTGTGGGCCAACTTCCTCATCACCGCCTGGTCCAACGCCGTCAACCTCACCGACGGGCTCGATGGACTGGCCGCCGGCGCCTCGGCCATGGTCTTCGGCGCCTACACGCTCATCGGCGTGTGGCAGACCAACCAGTCCTGCAACTACGGCCACGAGACCATGGTCCCCACCACCTGCTATCAGGTCAGGGACCCGCGAGACCTGGCCATGATCGCCGCCGCCCTCATGGGGGCCTGCTTCGGCTTCCTGTGGTGGAACGCCTCACCGGCCAAGATCTTCATGGGTGACACCGGGTCCCTGGCCCTGGGTGGGGCGGTCGCCGGCCTGTCGATCCTGACCCGCACGGAGTTCCTGGCCGTCATCCTGGGTGGACTCTTCCTGGCCGAGGTCATGAGCGACATCATCCAGATCGTCTCATTCAAGTCAACAGGCCGACGCGTCTTCCGCATGGCTCCACTGCATCACCACTTCGAACTGGGAGGATGGACCGAGGTCAACGTGGTGATCCGCTTCTGGATCATTGCCGGCCTGTGCGTCATCGCGGGACTCGGACTCTTCTACGCCGAGTACCTGCGCCAGCTCATCTTCGGATGA
- the murD gene encoding UDP-N-acetylmuramoyl-L-alanine--D-glutamate ligase gives MTSLTEVPGELTSAVTGPGGSLSDQLDGAHVAVVGLGRTGRAVVDALATLGARIHVFDSRESSLEMLQTPVASTTVADAEATAAALAQSPARLLVVSPGVPATGPVLRGAAAAGIETWSEVELAWRIQQDSARPHVPWLTLTGTDGKTTTVSMLSAILTAHGLTAPAVGNIGTPVIEAVLAGSADALAVELSSFQLHTTRTLAPLASACLNLAADHLDWHGGLAAYAQDKARVYSRTRLAAIYNLADSATEDMVRQADVVEGCRAVGFTLAAPGLGQIGMVEDLLVDRAFHAERRSSGVELATTADLAHLAPAGRVQNLPAHLLADALAAAALARAAGADPQAVSAGLRAYSPGAHRIVTVAEADGITWVDDSKATNPHSAEAALTSLPQGTAVWICGGDTKGAQFFDLVRTVRPHLRGAVVIGKDQSDILAALEQEAPGLPLTRVSDGSAEQVSAAAVEAAGAMARNGDTVMLAPACASWDQFTSYAQRGDLFAACARAFTQGDGARDGDASGDQERL, from the coding sequence GTGACCAGCCTGACTGAAGTCCCCGGTGAGCTGACCAGCGCCGTAACCGGCCCCGGCGGGTCTTTGAGCGACCAGCTCGACGGCGCCCACGTGGCCGTTGTCGGGCTAGGGCGCACCGGGCGCGCCGTCGTAGACGCCCTGGCCACGCTGGGGGCCCGCATCCACGTCTTCGACAGCCGTGAGTCCTCCCTCGAGATGCTGCAGACCCCCGTGGCCTCCACGACGGTCGCCGACGCCGAGGCGACCGCGGCCGCCCTGGCGCAGTCCCCGGCCAGGCTCCTCGTCGTCTCACCCGGGGTCCCGGCCACCGGGCCGGTCCTGCGAGGCGCCGCGGCGGCGGGTATCGAGACCTGGAGCGAGGTCGAGCTGGCTTGGAGGATTCAGCAGGACTCAGCGCGTCCGCACGTCCCATGGCTGACTCTGACCGGGACGGACGGCAAGACCACCACGGTCAGCATGCTCTCAGCGATCCTGACGGCCCACGGGCTCACGGCCCCGGCCGTGGGCAACATCGGCACCCCCGTTATCGAGGCGGTGCTGGCCGGCAGCGCCGACGCCCTGGCCGTGGAGCTGTCCAGCTTCCAGCTGCACACCACCAGGACCCTGGCGCCCCTGGCGTCGGCCTGCCTCAACCTGGCCGCCGACCACCTCGACTGGCACGGGGGCCTGGCGGCCTACGCCCAGGACAAGGCTCGGGTCTACTCCCGCACCCGGCTCGCCGCCATCTACAACCTCGCCGACTCCGCCACCGAGGACATGGTCCGTCAGGCCGATGTCGTCGAGGGCTGTCGAGCCGTCGGCTTCACCCTGGCCGCACCGGGATTGGGACAGATCGGCATGGTCGAGGACCTTCTGGTCGACCGCGCCTTCCACGCCGAGCGGCGCTCCAGCGGCGTCGAGCTGGCCACCACCGCCGACCTGGCGCACCTCGCCCCGGCAGGACGCGTCCAGAACCTGCCCGCGCACCTGCTGGCCGACGCCCTGGCGGCCGCCGCGCTGGCCCGGGCGGCCGGAGCTGACCCGCAGGCGGTCTCCGCCGGACTGCGCGCCTACAGTCCCGGGGCCCACCGGATCGTCACCGTCGCCGAGGCGGACGGCATCACCTGGGTCGATGACTCCAAGGCCACCAACCCGCACTCCGCCGAGGCCGCACTGACCTCCCTGCCGCAGGGGACCGCCGTGTGGATCTGCGGCGGCGACACCAAGGGTGCACAGTTCTTCGACCTGGTCCGCACGGTGCGCCCCCACCTGCGCGGCGCCGTCGTCATCGGCAAGGACCAGAGCGACATTCTGGCGGCCCTGGAGCAGGAGGCCCCCGGCCTTCCCCTCACTCGCGTCAGCGACGGCAGCGCCGAGCAGGTGAGCGCCGCAGCGGTGGAGGCCGCCGGCGCCATGGCCCGCAACGGTGACACCGTCATGCTGGCCCCGGCTTGCGCCTCCTGGGACCAGTTCACGTCCTATGCCCAGCGCGGCGACCTGTTCGCCGCCTGCGCCCGGGCCTTCACCCAAGGCGATGGTGCCCGGGACGGGGACGCCTCCGGCGACCAGGAGCGGCTGTGA
- a CDS encoding FtsW/RodA/SpoVE family cell cycle protein: MKTGPTSATAARSSSPSSAGASRATGAPSRTAGAGRKPERDAPRKGAATASQQTRKPSGSRPTGAGGRLGDAWRKRLAHWGERLSRPWDGGAPQTDGGSQERRRRPSEGSDSPQSSEQVTLTYYCLLVSTLVLETFGLIMVFSVQSVTVAATGGNAFTDFAKYLIFAAVGTLGMVGVSRIPLSWFPRMAWVLLALTIAMQCLVFTPVGVNVYGNRNWIQVPGVGTAQPSEFIKVALALVLGTLVTWYADKRPRDRAWKAGWGGVAVAILSVFGGQDLGTVIILVIIVAGALWVGGMRKRWFALLGAGGIVMFAAASMLSANRRARITAWIHPEGADPMGVGYQPKHGMWALGTGGWLGVGPGSSRQKWGYLTQADSDYIFAVLGEEFGLVGTLVVIALFAGIGACCLRLMRRHTSLYVVATTSAIGAWIVGQAIINMGVVTGALPVLGVPLPLVSRGGTALVSVLLAIGVLLSFARHEPGAQEALSTSPGALRRSLAVIVPRRNRARDK, from the coding sequence GTGAAGACCGGGCCCACCTCGGCCACCGCCGCCCGCTCGTCGAGCCCCTCCTCGGCAGGAGCCTCTCGGGCGACCGGAGCCCCGTCAAGGACAGCCGGTGCCGGCCGCAAGCCGGAGCGGGACGCCCCCCGGAAGGGCGCTGCCACAGCGTCCCAACAGACCAGGAAGCCCTCCGGCTCTCGGCCCACGGGAGCGGGCGGTCGCCTGGGTGACGCCTGGCGCAAGCGGCTGGCTCACTGGGGCGAGCGGCTCTCAAGACCCTGGGACGGGGGTGCTCCCCAGACCGATGGCGGCTCGCAGGAGCGTCGTCGGCGTCCCTCCGAGGGGTCCGACTCCCCCCAGAGCTCCGAGCAGGTGACTCTGACCTACTACTGCCTGCTCGTGTCCACCCTGGTGCTGGAGACCTTCGGGCTCATCATGGTCTTCTCCGTGCAGTCGGTGACCGTGGCCGCCACCGGTGGCAATGCTTTCACCGACTTCGCCAAGTACCTCATCTTCGCTGCGGTGGGGACGCTGGGCATGGTGGGGGTCTCCCGCATCCCGCTGTCCTGGTTCCCGCGGATGGCGTGGGTGCTCCTGGCGCTGACGATCGCCATGCAGTGCCTGGTGTTCACACCAGTCGGGGTCAACGTCTACGGCAACCGCAACTGGATCCAGGTCCCGGGGGTCGGCACCGCCCAGCCCTCGGAGTTCATCAAAGTGGCCCTCGCCCTGGTCCTGGGGACCCTGGTGACCTGGTACGCGGACAAGCGCCCCCGGGACCGGGCGTGGAAGGCGGGCTGGGGCGGTGTCGCCGTCGCGATCCTGAGCGTCTTCGGCGGACAGGATCTGGGAACCGTCATCATCCTGGTGATCATCGTCGCCGGGGCCCTGTGGGTTGGGGGTATGCGCAAGCGCTGGTTCGCTCTCCTGGGTGCCGGCGGCATCGTCATGTTCGCGGCCGCCTCCATGCTCAGCGCCAACCGGCGCGCCCGAATCACTGCCTGGATCCATCCCGAGGGCGCCGACCCCATGGGCGTGGGCTACCAGCCCAAGCACGGGATGTGGGCGCTGGGGACCGGGGGCTGGCTCGGTGTGGGGCCCGGATCGTCGCGCCAGAAGTGGGGCTACCTCACCCAGGCGGACTCCGACTACATCTTCGCCGTGCTTGGTGAGGAGTTCGGGCTGGTGGGTACGCTCGTCGTCATCGCCCTGTTCGCCGGTATCGGAGCCTGCTGCCTGCGGCTCATGAGGCGCCACACCTCCCTGTACGTCGTGGCCACGACCTCGGCCATCGGGGCGTGGATCGTGGGGCAGGCGATCATCAACATGGGGGTTGTCACTGGTGCGCTGCCGGTGCTGGGCGTCCCCCTTCCCCTCGTCAGCCGTGGAGGCACCGCACTGGTGTCGGTCCTCCTGGCCATCGGGGTGCTTCTGTCCTTCGCGCGTCACGAACCCGGCGCGCAGGAGGCCCTGTCCACGAGTCCCGGGGCGCTGCGTCGTTCCCTGGCAGTCATTGTCCCAAGGAGGAACCGTGCCCGAGACAAGTGA
- the murG gene encoding undecaprenyldiphospho-muramoylpentapeptide beta-N-acetylglucosaminyltransferase produces the protein MPETSESAGSPQQERPSGSERPRPLRVLLAGGGTAGHVNPLLATAAALRDPALGGDPDTQILVLGTAEGLEKRLVPEAGLELALVPRVPLPRRPSGDLLRLPHRLGKAISAATEAIEAVRADVVVGFGGYVSTPAYLAARKAGVPVVIHEQNARPGLANRLGASWAQAVALTFASTRLRASKGCTEVTGLPLRPAIATLVSRRAASEGARRARVEGAQALGLDPDLPTLLVTGGSLGAQHLNEVLSESLGSLPAGLQVLHLTGKDKDAPVRAALEAAVASGAEQDLSERYHVLDYLTTMEQAYACADGVLCRSGAGTVAEITALGLPALYVPLPIGNGEQRLNAADVLASGGGRMVLDADLKPSDILDFAMLISDPERQAAMARAAASTGVQDAAARLAALIRQCASIHDTPTDEENAA, from the coding sequence GTGCCCGAGACAAGTGAGAGCGCAGGCTCGCCCCAGCAGGAGCGTCCTAGCGGCTCGGAGCGGCCCCGGCCGTTGCGGGTACTGCTGGCCGGCGGGGGCACCGCCGGCCACGTCAACCCGCTGCTGGCTACGGCCGCTGCCCTGCGGGACCCGGCCCTGGGTGGTGATCCTGACACGCAGATCCTCGTTCTGGGGACCGCTGAGGGGCTGGAGAAGCGGCTGGTGCCCGAGGCCGGCTTGGAGCTGGCTCTCGTTCCCAGGGTCCCTCTGCCGCGGCGTCCCAGCGGTGACCTGCTGCGTCTGCCGCACCGGCTGGGAAAGGCGATCAGCGCGGCCACGGAGGCCATTGAGGCTGTCAGGGCCGACGTCGTCGTTGGCTTCGGCGGCTACGTGTCGACCCCGGCCTACCTGGCCGCCAGGAAGGCCGGGGTGCCGGTCGTCATCCATGAGCAGAACGCCCGCCCTGGGCTGGCCAACCGGCTGGGGGCCTCCTGGGCCCAGGCCGTGGCCCTGACCTTCGCCTCCACCCGTCTCAGGGCTTCCAAGGGTTGCACCGAGGTCACGGGGTTGCCGCTGCGCCCGGCCATCGCCACCCTGGTGTCGCGGCGGGCCGCGAGCGAGGGGGCCCGCCGAGCTCGTGTCGAGGGCGCCCAGGCGCTGGGACTCGACCCCGACCTGCCCACGCTGCTGGTGACGGGCGGTTCCCTGGGGGCCCAGCACCTCAACGAGGTCCTGAGCGAGTCACTGGGTTCTCTGCCCGCAGGGCTTCAGGTGCTGCACCTGACCGGTAAGGACAAGGATGCCCCGGTGCGCGCCGCCCTCGAGGCGGCAGTGGCCTCCGGGGCTGAACAGGACCTCTCCGAGCGGTACCACGTGCTCGACTACCTGACCACGATGGAGCAGGCCTATGCCTGCGCCGACGGGGTCCTGTGCCGCTCCGGCGCCGGCACCGTCGCAGAGATCACGGCACTGGGGCTTCCAGCGCTCTACGTCCCCCTGCCGATCGGCAACGGGGAGCAGCGTCTCAACGCCGCTGACGTCCTGGCCTCCGGAGGCGGTCGCATGGTGCTCGACGCCGACCTCAAGCCCTCGGACATTCTTGACTTCGCCATGCTCATCTCCGACCCTGAGCGGCAGGCCGCCATGGCCCGGGCCGCGGCCTCCACCGGCGTCCAGGATGCGGCGGCCCGCCTGGCCGCCCTCATCCGGCAGTGCGCCTCCATCCATGACACTCCTACTGACGAGGAGAACGCGGCATGA
- the murC gene encoding UDP-N-acetylmuramate--L-alanine ligase, whose protein sequence is MTATTPQDIPRTADRPAGADQRTLADRAFHLIGIGGAGMSVVAQLLAARGARVSGSDAHGGPAFDHLADLGITTHLGHDAANVPERSTVVVSTAIKETNPELAQARRRDQEVIHRSQALALAAQGLDFVAVAGAHGKTTTSGMLAEALTEAGADPSFAIGGVVRALGTGAHLGGGPALVAEADESDRSFLNYTPRVEIVTNVEPDHLDSYGTAEAFEAAFVDFAHRLVPGGLLVACAADAGALRLAQSAAAEGLRVVTYSFAGPDTLPGGVLVGEGHVHLDIQERGASSTRGLLTLTKATGREPAGGVGEEAHLGPVELVLAVPGDHVALDAAGAWAAGIELGVEPALMARALGAFGGTGRRFEDRGEADGVRVIDDYAHHPTEIEALLRTARGVAQERGGRVLVLFQPHLFSRTRAFADRFGQALALADAVVITDVYPARETQADFPDITGDTVAQRVPGGTARFVAERLEAAHAVADLARPGDLLLTVGAGDVTELAGTVLGDLAAREGGAAPSPDDRDEQA, encoded by the coding sequence ATGACCGCCACGACACCCCAGGACATCCCCCGCACTGCCGACCGGCCGGCCGGCGCCGATCAGCGCACACTGGCAGACAGAGCCTTTCACCTCATTGGCATCGGGGGAGCGGGGATGAGCGTGGTCGCCCAGCTGCTCGCCGCCCGCGGCGCCCGAGTCTCCGGCTCCGACGCCCACGGGGGCCCCGCCTTCGACCACCTGGCCGATCTGGGCATCACGACCCACCTGGGGCATGACGCCGCGAATGTGCCCGAGCGGAGCACTGTTGTGGTGTCCACCGCGATCAAGGAGACCAACCCTGAGCTCGCCCAGGCCCGCAGGCGGGATCAGGAGGTCATCCACCGGTCCCAGGCTCTGGCGCTGGCCGCTCAGGGCCTGGATTTCGTCGCCGTGGCGGGGGCGCACGGCAAGACCACGACCTCGGGCATGCTCGCCGAGGCCCTCACCGAGGCCGGAGCCGACCCCTCCTTCGCCATCGGCGGGGTCGTGCGGGCCCTGGGCACCGGCGCCCACCTGGGCGGCGGCCCCGCACTGGTTGCCGAGGCCGATGAGTCCGACCGCTCCTTCCTCAACTACACCCCCCGCGTGGAGATCGTCACCAACGTCGAGCCCGACCATCTCGACAGCTACGGCACCGCGGAGGCCTTCGAGGCGGCATTCGTCGACTTCGCTCACCGGCTGGTGCCCGGGGGCCTGCTGGTCGCCTGCGCCGCCGACGCCGGCGCACTGCGCCTGGCGCAGTCCGCAGCCGCCGAGGGCCTGCGCGTCGTCACCTACTCCTTTGCAGGCCCCGACACCCTCCCCGGCGGAGTGCTCGTGGGGGAGGGGCACGTCCACCTGGACATCCAGGAACGTGGGGCCTCATCCACTCGGGGGCTGCTGACCCTCACCAAGGCGACTGGCCGCGAGCCCGCCGGCGGTGTGGGTGAGGAGGCGCATCTTGGCCCGGTGGAGCTGGTGCTGGCCGTTCCGGGTGACCACGTGGCCCTTGACGCCGCCGGCGCCTGGGCAGCGGGCATCGAGCTCGGCGTCGAACCGGCCCTGATGGCCCGGGCGCTGGGGGCCTTCGGGGGGACAGGACGGCGCTTCGAGGACCGGGGCGAGGCTGACGGCGTGCGCGTCATCGACGACTACGCCCATCACCCCACGGAGATCGAGGCCCTGCTGCGCACGGCGCGGGGCGTGGCCCAGGAGCGCGGCGGCCGGGTCCTGGTCCTGTTCCAGCCGCATCTGTTCTCCCGCACCCGGGCCTTCGCCGACCGCTTCGGACAGGCGCTGGCCCTGGCCGACGCCGTTGTCATCACTGACGTCTACCCCGCCAGGGAGACTCAGGCGGACTTCCCCGACATCACCGGGGACACGGTCGCCCAGCGCGTCCCCGGTGGCACCGCCAGGTTCGTCGCCGAGCGTCTTGAGGCCGCGCACGCGGTGGCCGACCTGGCGCGCCCGGGCGACCTGCTGCTGACAGTCGGTGCCGGCGACGTCACTGAGCTCGCCGGTACGGTACTGGGCGACCTGGCGGCACGCGAGGGCGGTGCAGCCCCCTCGCCCGACGACCGGGACGAGCAGGCATGA
- a CDS encoding cell division protein FtsQ/DivIB, with the protein MRKPSAPRPERSNRAQDAPASIPPRRSGPRRPRPSRSAQGPSAPSTPTDHRTEQAGPAVPAKRPRSASARAPKAPNGAAGSASRPRRPSTSRGASSPSPVSRRDGEGTGTTSTRQDSSSPDAASSTELTVFGRRQVALPGRDDRVVSTGLADRLKERQAALRQLRLRRVVRAAVVVVAIVLVVWALAFSPLLGLQTQRISVAGSDGSVSDKQVREVLAAYEGDSLLRLDTGRLSTQVSDKLVRVRRAQVTRAWPHGLRVHLTMRVPVATVQDSDGYQVLDNEAVVLERVSEPPSGLVNIVPDPAAQASGPLRISAKQVAAVTQVVGSLTPETLAQVSSGSATEAGQVTLTLSSGASVVWGNNQDNALKARVLATLMTTTASIYDVSSPHRPTTRSADAAATTTAAPSPTS; encoded by the coding sequence ATGAGGAAGCCCTCGGCCCCCCGTCCTGAGCGCTCCAACCGTGCTCAGGACGCCCCGGCCAGCATCCCGCCGCGCCGCTCCGGCCCCAGGCGTCCGCGTCCCTCCCGCTCGGCGCAGGGACCATCCGCGCCGAGCACCCCGACGGATCACAGGACCGAGCAGGCCGGGCCGGCGGTCCCCGCCAAGCGGCCCCGGAGCGCTTCCGCCAGGGCCCCTAAGGCTCCGAACGGAGCCGCCGGGTCGGCCTCGAGGCCCCGGCGTCCGTCGACGTCGAGGGGTGCGTCCAGTCCCTCGCCGGTCTCGCGTCGTGATGGCGAGGGTACCGGCACCACCAGTACCCGTCAGGACTCCTCCAGCCCCGACGCGGCGTCGAGCACCGAGCTGACCGTCTTTGGCCGCAGGCAGGTGGCTCTTCCCGGTAGAGACGACCGGGTCGTCTCCACCGGCCTGGCCGATCGGCTCAAGGAGCGTCAGGCCGCCCTGCGCCAGTTGCGGCTGCGACGGGTGGTGAGGGCCGCCGTCGTGGTGGTCGCCATCGTCCTGGTGGTCTGGGCCCTGGCCTTCTCACCCCTCCTGGGCCTGCAGACCCAGAGGATTTCCGTGGCCGGATCGGACGGCAGCGTCTCGGACAAGCAGGTCCGCGAGGTTCTGGCCGCCTACGAGGGCGACTCGTTGCTGCGGCTGGATACCGGCCGGCTCTCCACCCAGGTCAGCGACAAGCTGGTCCGGGTGCGCCGGGCGCAGGTGACCAGGGCCTGGCCCCACGGGTTGCGGGTGCACCTGACGATGCGCGTGCCGGTGGCCACCGTGCAGGACTCGGACGGCTACCAGGTCCTCGACAACGAGGCCGTGGTCCTCGAGCGGGTCTCCGAGCCGCCATCAGGCCTGGTGAACATCGTGCCCGATCCCGCCGCGCAGGCATCGGGGCCACTGAGGATCTCCGCCAAGCAGGTCGCCGCTGTCACCCAGGTGGTGGGCTCCCTCACGCCGGAGACCCTGGCCCAGGTGAGCAGCGGCAGCGCCACAGAGGCGGGGCAGGTCACACTGACCTTGTCCAGCGGGGCCAGTGTGGTCTGGGGGAACAATCAGGACAACGCGCTCAAGGCGCGCGTCCTGGCGACTCTCATGACCACCACCGCATCGATTTACGACGTCTCCTCACCGCATCGCCCCACCACACGATCCGCCGACGCAGCGGCCACGACCACCGCGGCGCCATCGCCGACGTCCTGA
- the ftsZ gene encoding cell division protein FtsZ, whose product MTKLAEGTPVVESMAVDDSQHYQAEIKVVGVGGGGVNAVNRMIEADLRGVEFIAVNTDAQALLMSDADVKLDVGRDLTRGLGAGADPAIGRKAAEDHESEIREALDGSDMVFVTAGEGGGTGTGAAPVVARLAKSIGALTIGVVTRPFSFEGRRRSAQAEDGVQALREEVDTLIVIPNDRLLQIADKNISVVDAFKQADQVLLQGVQGITELITTPGLINVDFNDVKSVMQGAGSALMGIGSATGEGRAITATEEAIASPLLETSIDGAHGVLLFFQGGSDLGLFEMNEAANLVREAVHPEANIIVGNVVDGALGDEVRVTVIAAGFDSEPIVGGLADPMTRLSRAAAVPPVPSSPVDDLPPAPAPRGGAHAAQNPVTRPVPLAPPPSASPAVAAHLSEVSAAEALSSGSMPAYVDESYGSYGSVPAQHSVSDLEVPQVIGVDADDDGIDLPDFLR is encoded by the coding sequence ATGACGAAACTCGCGGAGGGGACGCCAGTGGTCGAGAGCATGGCTGTGGACGACTCACAGCACTACCAGGCAGAGATCAAGGTCGTCGGTGTTGGCGGAGGCGGCGTCAACGCCGTCAACCGCATGATCGAGGCCGATCTGCGTGGCGTGGAGTTCATCGCCGTGAACACCGACGCCCAGGCGCTGCTCATGTCCGACGCTGACGTCAAGCTCGACGTCGGGCGGGACCTGACCCGAGGTCTGGGGGCGGGAGCCGACCCGGCGATCGGCCGCAAGGCCGCAGAGGACCACGAGTCTGAGATCCGCGAGGCCCTCGACGGCTCGGACATGGTCTTCGTCACCGCGGGTGAGGGAGGCGGTACCGGCACCGGAGCGGCCCCCGTCGTCGCCCGCCTGGCCAAGAGCATTGGCGCGCTGACCATCGGTGTGGTCACCCGTCCCTTCTCCTTCGAGGGGCGCCGCCGCTCGGCCCAGGCCGAGGACGGTGTCCAGGCGCTGCGCGAGGAAGTCGACACCCTCATCGTCATCCCCAATGACCGCCTCCTGCAGATCGCCGACAAGAACATCTCCGTCGTTGACGCCTTCAAGCAGGCCGACCAGGTTCTTCTTCAGGGTGTCCAGGGCATCACCGAGCTCATCACCACCCCCGGTCTCATCAACGTCGACTTCAACGACGTCAAGTCCGTCATGCAGGGTGCCGGCAGCGCTCTCATGGGTATTGGCTCGGCCACCGGCGAGGGGCGTGCGATCACGGCGACCGAGGAGGCCATCGCCTCGCCGTTGCTGGAGACCTCGATCGACGGCGCACACGGTGTGCTGCTCTTCTTCCAGGGCGGTTCCGACCTGGGCCTGTTCGAGATGAACGAGGCCGCCAACCTCGTGCGCGAGGCTGTCCACCCCGAGGCCAACATCATCGTCGGAAACGTGGTCGACGGTGCCCTGGGCGACGAGGTGCGGGTGACGGTCATCGCCGCCGGCTTCGACTCCGAGCCGATCGTCGGCGGCCTGGCCGATCCGATGACTCGGCTGTCGCGGGCTGCCGCCGTGCCGCCGGTGCCCTCCTCCCCGGTCGATGACCTGCCTCCGGCCCCCGCTCCTCGCGGTGGCGCTCATGCCGCCCAGAACCCGGTGACTCGTCCGGTCCCGCTGGCACCTCCGCCCTCCGCCTCACCGGCGGTCGCAGCACACCTGTCGGAGGTCAGCGCGGCTGAGGCCCTCTCCTCAGGGAGCATGCCGGCCTATGTTGATGAGTCCTACGGCTCCTACGGCTCGGTGCCTGCACAGCACTCGGTCTCCGATCTTGAGGTTCCTCAGGTGATCGGGGTTGACGCCGACGATGATGGCATCGACCTGCCCGACTTCCTGCGCTGA